A window of the Apium graveolens cultivar Ventura unplaced genomic scaffold, ASM990537v1 ctg1809, whole genome shotgun sequence genome harbors these coding sequences:
- the LOC141700131 gene encoding V-type proton ATPase 16 kDa proteolipid subunit, with product MSTAFSGDETAPFFGFLGAAAALVFSCMGAAYGTAKSGVGVASMGVMRPELVMKSIVPVVMAGVLGIYGLIIAVIISTGINPKAKSYYLFDGYAHLSSGLACGLAGLSAGMAIGIVGDAGVRANAQQPKLFVGMILILIFAEALALYGLIVGIILSSRAGQSRAD from the exons ATGTCGACGGCGTTCAGTGGAGACGAAACCGCGCCGTTCTTCGGCTTTCTCGGCGCCGCCGCTGCTCTCGTATTTTCAT GTATGGGAGCTGCCTATGGTACAGCCAAGAGTGGTGTTGGAGTGGCCTCAATGGGAGTGATGAGACCAGAGCTGGTTATGAAGTCAATTGTGCCAGTTGTTATGGCTGGTGTGTTAGGTATTTATGGTTTAATTATTGCTGTCATTATCAGTACTGGTATCAATCCGAAGGCAAAATCCTACTACCTTTTCGATGGTTATGCTCATCTTTCATCTGGCCTTGCTTGTGGTCTTGCTGGGCTCTCTGCTGGAATGGCAATCGGAATTGTTGGTGATGCTGGTGTTag AGCAAATGCACAGCAGCCAAAGCTTTTTGTTGGGATGATTCTTATTCTCATCTTTGCTGAAGCTCTGGCTCTGTATGGTCTCATCGTTGGCATCATCTTGTCTTCTCGTGCTGGCCAATCCAGAGCTGATTAA
- the LOC141700129 gene encoding V-type proton ATPase 16 kDa proteolipid subunit, giving the protein MSTAFSGDETAPFFGFLGAAAALVFSCMGAAYGTAKSGVGVASMGVMRPELVMKSIVPVVMAGVLGIYGLIIAVIISTGINPKAKSYYLFDGYAHLSSGLACGLAGLSAGMAIGIVGDAGVRANAQQPKLFVGMILILIFAEALALYGLIVGIILSSRAGQSRAD; this is encoded by the exons ATGTCGACGGCGTTCAGTGGCGATGAAACCGCTCCGTTCTTCGGCTTTCTCGGCGCCGCCGCTGCTCTCGTCTTTTCAT GTATGGGAGCTGCCTATGGTACAGCAAAGAGTGGTGTTGGAGTGGCCTCAATGGGAGTGATGAGACCAGAGCTTGTTATGAAGTCGATTGTGCCAGTTGTCATGGCTGGTGTGTTGGGTATCTATGGTTTAATTATCGCCGTCATTATCAGTACTGGGATCAATCCGAAGGCAAAATCCTACTACCTTTTTGATGGTTATGCTCATCTTTCATCTGGCCTTGCTTGTGGTCTTGCTGGGCTCTCCGCTGGAATGGCAATTGGAATTGTTGGTGATGCTGGTGTTAG AGCAAATGCACAACAGCCCAAACTTTTCGTCGGGATGATTCTTATCCTCATCTTTGCTGAAGCTCTGGCTCTGTATGGTCTCATTGTTGGCATTATCTTGTCTTCGCGTGCCGGCCAATCCAGAGCTGACTAG